Proteins encoded together in one Thermomonospora curvata DSM 43183 window:
- a CDS encoding aldo/keto reductase: MDEGLTIAEVAARTGLSAHTLRYYERVGLLKAPARSVNGHRRYQARDLERIHLITRLRATGMPIADMRRYFALVDIGPHTVSERKRLLLEHRARVVEQIRQLDADLALIDQKISKYERREDGMMTSTRTLGRGLVSSSLGLGCMGMSDFYGPGDESEAVATIHRALDLGITHLDTSDMYGPFTNEQLVGKAIKGRREEVLLATKFGIERLPDGTRVGVNGRPEYVRKCCDASLQRLGVDHIDLYYQHRVDPSVPIEETWGALAELVQAGKVRHLGISEATPQTLRRAHAVHPITAGQYEYSLFTRDLEQDVLPTLRELGIGLVAYSPLGRGLLTGAITSRDQLADGDFRAGNPRFQEGNFERNLALAQRVRQMAEAKGVTAAQLALAWVLARGEDIVPIPGTKRRSRLEENAAARDIELTREDLAALEEAVPADAVAGDRYPDMRTVRH, translated from the coding sequence ATGGACGAGGGGCTGACCATCGCCGAGGTCGCCGCGCGGACCGGTCTGAGCGCGCACACGCTGCGCTACTACGAGCGGGTGGGGCTGCTGAAGGCGCCGGCCCGCTCGGTCAACGGGCATCGCCGTTACCAGGCACGCGACCTGGAACGCATCCACCTGATCACCCGGTTGCGCGCCACCGGGATGCCGATCGCCGACATGCGGCGCTACTTCGCGCTGGTGGACATCGGCCCGCACACCGTGTCCGAGCGCAAGAGGCTGCTGCTGGAGCACCGGGCTCGGGTGGTGGAACAGATCAGGCAGCTGGACGCGGACCTCGCCCTCATCGATCAGAAGATCTCCAAGTACGAGCGACGCGAGGACGGCATGATGACGAGCACGCGCACGCTGGGCCGGGGGCTGGTCAGTTCGTCGCTGGGCCTGGGCTGCATGGGCATGAGCGACTTCTATGGGCCCGGCGACGAGAGCGAGGCGGTGGCGACCATCCACCGGGCGCTGGACCTGGGCATCACCCACCTGGACACCTCCGACATGTACGGGCCGTTCACCAACGAGCAACTGGTGGGCAAGGCCATCAAGGGACGCCGGGAGGAGGTGCTGCTGGCCACCAAGTTCGGCATCGAACGCCTGCCGGACGGCACGCGGGTCGGCGTCAACGGCCGCCCCGAATACGTGCGCAAATGCTGCGACGCCTCACTGCAGCGGCTGGGCGTGGACCACATCGACTTGTACTACCAGCACCGGGTGGACCCGTCGGTGCCCATCGAGGAGACCTGGGGCGCGCTGGCCGAACTGGTGCAGGCGGGCAAGGTGCGGCACCTGGGGATCTCCGAGGCGACCCCGCAGACGCTGCGCCGCGCCCACGCGGTGCACCCCATCACCGCCGGCCAGTACGAGTACTCGCTGTTCACCCGGGATCTGGAACAGGACGTCCTGCCGACGCTGCGGGAGCTGGGCATCGGCCTGGTGGCCTACAGCCCGCTGGGACGGGGCCTGCTGACCGGTGCGATCACCAGCCGGGACCAGCTGGCCGACGGCGACTTCCGCGCCGGCAACCCGCGCTTCCAGGAGGGCAACTTCGAACGGAACCTGGCGCTGGCCCAGCGGGTCCGGCAGATGGCCGAGGCCAAGGGCGTCACGGCGGCCCAGCTGGCGCTGGCGTGGGTGCTGGCCCGGGGCGAGGACATCGTCCCGATCCCCGGCACCAAGCGCCGCAGCCGCCTGGAGGAGAACGCCGCCGCCCGCGACATCGAACTGACCCGCGAGGACCTGGCCGCCCTGGAGGAGGCCGTCCCCGCCGACGCGGTGGCCGGCGACCGCTACCCCGACATGCGCACCGTCCGCCACTGA
- a CDS encoding ABC transporter permease gives MTAGTAVTPDYSPAPETIAAVLSRGARPPRPSALSSSLTFGWRAMLKIKHVPEQLFDVTAFPIMMTLMFTYLFGGALAGSPREYLQYLLPGIMVMSVVMTSMYTGTSLNLDVSKGVFDRFRSIPMWRPAPMVGYLLGDMFRYSMGAAVILVLGLILGFRPGGGPAGVLAGMALLVAFSFALSWMWTMFGLLLRTDKAVMGVSMLVLFPLTFLSNILVDPQTMPGWLQVFVDVNPITHLVAAVRGLMAGRVDGGEIVWTLAAGGVLTAVFGTLTMRLYNRR, from the coding sequence GTGACCGCCGGCACCGCCGTGACCCCGGATTACTCCCCCGCGCCGGAGACCATCGCCGCCGTGCTGTCGCGGGGCGCGCGCCCGCCCCGGCCCAGCGCGCTGTCGTCCTCGCTGACCTTCGGCTGGCGGGCCATGCTGAAGATCAAGCACGTGCCCGAGCAGCTGTTCGACGTCACCGCGTTCCCGATCATGATGACGCTGATGTTCACCTACCTGTTCGGGGGCGCGCTGGCCGGCTCCCCGCGGGAGTACCTGCAGTACCTGCTGCCGGGGATCATGGTGATGAGCGTGGTCATGACCTCCATGTACACCGGGACCTCGCTCAACCTCGACGTCTCCAAGGGCGTCTTCGACCGCTTCCGCAGCATCCCCATGTGGCGCCCGGCGCCCATGGTCGGCTACCTGCTGGGCGACATGTTCCGCTACTCCATGGGCGCGGCGGTGATCCTCGTGCTCGGGCTGATCCTGGGCTTCCGGCCCGGCGGCGGCCCCGCCGGGGTGCTGGCCGGGATGGCGCTGCTGGTGGCCTTCTCCTTCGCCCTGTCGTGGATGTGGACGATGTTCGGGCTGCTGCTGCGCACCGACAAGGCGGTGATGGGCGTCAGCATGCTGGTGCTGTTCCCGCTGACCTTTTTGTCCAACATCCTGGTCGACCCGCAGACCATGCCCGGCTGGCTGCAGGTCTTCGTGGACGTCAACCCCATCACCCACCTGGTCGCGGCGGTCCGCGGCCTGATGGCGGGCCGGGTGGACGGCGGTGAGATCGTCTGGACCCTGGCCGCCGGCGGGGTGCTGACCGCGGTCTTCGGGACGCTGACCATGCGGCTGTACAACCGCAGGTAG
- a CDS encoding daunorubicin/doxorubicin resistance ABC transporter ATP-binding protein DrrA gives MTTSTHQEGATAAGERSAVPAIETSRLVKTFGGTRAVDGIDLVVPAGTVYGVLGPNGAGKTTTVRMLATLLRPDGGTARVFGHDVVREADAVRSRVSLTGQYASVDEDLTGTENLVLLGRLLGYRKAAARERAASLLEAFGLTEAADRQVKHYSGGMRRRLDIAASILNTPDLLFLDEPTTGLDPRSRNQVWDIVRAVVAHGTTVLLTTQYLEEADRLADRIAVIDRGKVIAEGTPGELKSSVGAGSVHVRLRDRRQREQARRVLARALETEVQLEADPVALTARIMNGDARASVQASRALAELDAAGVVVDDFSLGQPSLDEVFLALTGHPADTAEQTDKEVAE, from the coding sequence ATGACGACAAGCACCCATCAGGAGGGCGCCACGGCCGCGGGCGAGCGGTCCGCCGTGCCGGCGATCGAGACCTCACGCCTGGTCAAGACGTTCGGCGGCACCCGCGCGGTGGACGGCATCGACCTGGTGGTGCCCGCCGGCACCGTCTATGGCGTGCTGGGGCCCAACGGCGCGGGCAAGACCACCACGGTGCGGATGCTGGCCACGCTGCTGCGCCCGGACGGCGGAACGGCCCGGGTGTTCGGCCACGACGTGGTGCGCGAGGCCGACGCGGTGCGCTCCCGCGTCAGCCTGACCGGCCAGTACGCCTCGGTGGACGAGGATCTGACCGGCACCGAGAACCTGGTGCTGCTGGGCCGGCTGCTGGGGTACCGCAAGGCGGCGGCGCGGGAGCGGGCGGCATCGCTGCTGGAGGCGTTCGGGCTGACCGAGGCCGCCGACCGGCAGGTCAAGCACTACTCCGGCGGGATGCGCCGCCGCCTGGACATCGCCGCCAGCATCCTCAACACCCCCGACCTGCTGTTTTTGGACGAGCCCACCACCGGGCTGGACCCGCGCAGCCGCAACCAGGTCTGGGACATCGTGCGCGCGGTGGTGGCGCACGGCACCACCGTGCTGCTGACCACCCAGTACCTGGAGGAGGCCGACCGGCTGGCCGACCGGATCGCGGTGATCGACCGCGGCAAGGTGATCGCCGAGGGCACCCCGGGCGAGCTGAAGTCGTCGGTGGGCGCCGGCTCGGTGCACGTCCGGCTGCGCGACCGCCGGCAGCGCGAGCAGGCCCGCCGGGTGCTGGCGCGGGCGCTGGAGACCGAGGTGCAGCTGGAGGCCGACCCGGTGGCGCTGACCGCCCGGATCATGAACGGCGACGCCCGCGCCTCGGTGCAGGCGTCCCGCGCGCTGGCGGAACTGGACGCCGCCGGCGTCGTCGTGGACGACTTCTCCCTCGGCCAGCCCAGCCTGGACGAGGTGTTCCTGGCCCTCACCGGCCATCCCGCCGACACCGCCGAGCAGACCGACAAGGAGGTGGCCGAGTGA
- a CDS encoding NADPH-dependent FMN reductase: MVLDEGGGPLRVAVIVGSTREGRIGDGIRRWFTGLAERRADIAVQVVDLAEHDLPARLPGAATPQMTGFAELIGRAEGFVVVTPEYNRSFPASLKQAIDCVYDEWLAKPVGLVSYGYRSAGLHAAEQLRSVFTGLHMVSMCSAVHIDLRGGDPARNGPEHDAAAMLDQLVWWGLALREARAARPYVC, encoded by the coding sequence ATGGTCCTGGACGAAGGCGGCGGTCCGCTGCGGGTCGCGGTCATCGTGGGCAGCACCCGGGAGGGCCGGATCGGGGACGGCATCCGGCGCTGGTTCACCGGCCTGGCCGAGCGACGCGCCGACATCGCGGTGCAGGTGGTCGATCTGGCCGAGCACGATCTGCCCGCCCGCCTGCCCGGGGCGGCCACCCCGCAGATGACCGGCTTCGCCGAGCTGATCGGACGGGCCGAGGGGTTCGTGGTGGTGACACCGGAGTACAACCGCAGTTTTCCCGCCTCCCTCAAACAGGCGATCGACTGCGTGTACGACGAGTGGCTGGCCAAACCGGTCGGCCTGGTCTCCTACGGCTACCGGTCCGCCGGGCTGCACGCCGCCGAACAGCTGCGTTCGGTCTTCACCGGGCTGCACATGGTGTCGATGTGCAGCGCCGTGCACATCGACCTGCGCGGCGGCGATCCCGCTCGAAACGGCCCGGAGCACGACGCCGCGGCCATGCTCGACCAGCTCGTGTGGTGGGGCCTGGCGCTGCGCGAGGCCCGGGCCGCGCGCCCCTATGTCTGCTGA
- a CDS encoding methyltransferase domain-containing protein, protein MIDFAERIDRLADLLEATGQLSDPVWRQALHAVPRHLFVPPVAWAQGPDGSGRRIDLAADPDGWWEAAYADQPIITQADDGATDPGTGRGSASSSLSAPGIVTTFLELLDPFDGDRVLEIGTGTGWTAALLASRPGVQVTTIEVDAQIAERAAANLKATGRDVRVLVGDGAEGDPDGAPFDCVHVTCGVVTVPHAWVRQTRPGGVIVFPWMPWYEGGHQVRLTVGRDGTAIGRFHGGCAYMRLRSQRPPDDGGPQSEIQEGTAQVDPRRIFHASAGLDIAIAGLLPDLGASRVTTAEGDFKAWLWTTDCGAQITRERSGETTVLQYGPRALWSEVEDIFFRWLEWGRPGRDRFGITVTPKGQAIWLDAPDNTLRPAAEAT, encoded by the coding sequence ATGATCGACTTCGCCGAACGGATCGACCGGCTGGCCGATCTGCTCGAGGCGACCGGGCAGCTCAGCGACCCGGTATGGCGGCAGGCTCTGCACGCGGTGCCGCGGCACCTGTTCGTCCCGCCGGTCGCATGGGCACAGGGTCCGGACGGGTCCGGCCGCCGCATCGACCTGGCCGCCGACCCGGACGGCTGGTGGGAGGCCGCCTATGCCGACCAGCCGATCATCACCCAGGCCGATGACGGGGCCACCGATCCGGGCACGGGCCGGGGCAGCGCGTCCTCGTCGTTGTCGGCGCCCGGCATCGTCACCACGTTCCTGGAGCTGCTGGACCCGTTCGACGGTGACCGCGTCCTGGAGATCGGCACCGGGACGGGGTGGACCGCGGCGCTGCTGGCCTCCCGTCCCGGTGTGCAGGTCACCACGATCGAGGTGGACGCCCAGATCGCCGAGCGGGCGGCGGCGAACCTGAAGGCCACCGGACGCGACGTGCGGGTGCTGGTCGGCGATGGCGCCGAGGGAGATCCGGACGGTGCTCCCTTCGACTGCGTCCACGTCACCTGCGGAGTGGTCACCGTCCCGCACGCATGGGTGCGGCAGACCCGTCCGGGCGGTGTCATCGTCTTCCCCTGGATGCCGTGGTACGAGGGCGGTCACCAGGTGCGGTTGACGGTGGGACGTGACGGCACCGCGATCGGCCGTTTCCACGGCGGGTGCGCCTACATGCGGCTGCGGTCACAGCGACCGCCCGACGACGGCGGTCCGCAGAGCGAGATCCAAGAGGGCACCGCGCAGGTCGACCCCCGCAGGATCTTCCACGCCTCCGCCGGCCTGGACATCGCCATCGCCGGGCTGCTTCCCGATCTTGGGGCGAGCAGGGTCACCACGGCCGAGGGCGACTTCAAGGCATGGCTGTGGACGACCGACTGCGGGGCGCAGATCACCCGTGAGCGCAGCGGAGAGACGACCGTCCTGCAGTACGGCCCCCGCGCCCTGTGGAGCGAGGTCGAGGACATCTTCTTCCGCTGGCTGGAGTGGGGACGCCCCGGCCGAGACCGCTTCGGCATCACCGTCACCCCCAAAGGCCAGGCGATCTGGCTGGACGCACCGGACAACACCCTCCGCCCCGCCGCCGAGGCGACCTGA